One part of the Hippopotamus amphibius kiboko isolate mHipAmp2 chromosome 14, mHipAmp2.hap2, whole genome shotgun sequence genome encodes these proteins:
- the ABHD13 gene encoding protein ABHD13 isoform X2 → MEKSWMLWNFVERWLIALASWSWALCRISLLPLIVTFHLYGGIILLLLIFVSIAGILYKFQDVLLYFPEQPSSSRLYVPMPTGIPHENIFIRTKDGVRLNLILIRYTGDNSPYSPTIIYFHGNAGNIGHRLPNALLMLVNLKVNLLLVDYRGYGKSEGEASEEGLYLDSEAVLDYVMTRPDLDKTKIFLFGRSLGGAVAIHLASENSHRISAIMVENTFLSIPHMASTLFSFFPMRYLPLWCYKNKFLSYRKISQCRMPSLFISGLSDQLIPPVMMKQLYELSPSRTKRLAIFPDGTHNDTWQCQGYFTALEQFIREVIKSHSPEEMAKTSSNVTII, encoded by the coding sequence ATGGAAAAGTCCTGGATGCTGTGGAACTTTGTGGAAAGATGGCTAATAGCTCTGGCTTCATGGTCTTGGGCTCTCTGCCGTATTTCTCTTTTACCTTTAATAGTGACTTTCCATCTGTATGGAGGCATTATCTTACTTTTGTTGATATTTGTATCAATAGCTGGTATTCTGTATAAATTCCAGGATGTATTGCTTTATTTCCCAGAGCAGCCATCTTCCTCTCGCCTTTATGTCCCCATGCCGACTGGTATTCcacatgaaaacattttcatcagaACCAAAGATGGAGTGCGTCTAAATCTTATTTTGATAAGATACACTGGAGACAATTCACCCTATTCCCcaactataatttattttcatggaAATGCAGGCAACATAGGTCACAGGTTACCGAATGCATTGCTTATGTTGGTTAACCTCAAAGTTAATCTTTTGCTTGTTGATTATCGAGGATATGGAAAAAGTGAAGGAGAAGCAAGTGAAGAGGGACTCTACTTAGATTCTGAGGCTGTGCTTGACTATGTGATGACCAGACCTGACcttgacaaaacaaaaatttttctttttggccgttCCTTGGGAGGAGCAGTAGCTATTCATCTGGCTTCTGAAAATTCACATAGGATTTCAGCCATCATGGTGGAGAACACATTTTTAAGCATACCGCATATGGCCAgcactttattttcattctttccaatGCGTTACCTTCCTTTATGGtgctacaaaaataaatttttgtccTACAGAAAAATCTCTCAGTGCAGAATGCCTTCTCTTTTCATCTCTGGACTCTCTGACCAATTAATCCCACCAGTAATGATGAAGCAACTTTATGAACTCTCCCCATCTCGGACTAAGAGATTAGCCATTTTTCCTGATGGAACACATAACGACACATGGCAGTGCCAGGGTTACTTCACTGCCCTTGAACAGTTCATCAGAGAAGTAATAAAGAGTCATTCTCCTGAAGAAATGGCGAAAACTTCATCTAATGTAACAATTatataa
- the ABHD13 gene encoding protein ABHD13 isoform X1, translating into MSWPKPGHLRRATMEKSWMLWNFVERWLIALASWSWALCRISLLPLIVTFHLYGGIILLLLIFVSIAGILYKFQDVLLYFPEQPSSSRLYVPMPTGIPHENIFIRTKDGVRLNLILIRYTGDNSPYSPTIIYFHGNAGNIGHRLPNALLMLVNLKVNLLLVDYRGYGKSEGEASEEGLYLDSEAVLDYVMTRPDLDKTKIFLFGRSLGGAVAIHLASENSHRISAIMVENTFLSIPHMASTLFSFFPMRYLPLWCYKNKFLSYRKISQCRMPSLFISGLSDQLIPPVMMKQLYELSPSRTKRLAIFPDGTHNDTWQCQGYFTALEQFIREVIKSHSPEEMAKTSSNVTII; encoded by the coding sequence ggcACTTACGGAGAGCCACAATGGAAAAGTCCTGGATGCTGTGGAACTTTGTGGAAAGATGGCTAATAGCTCTGGCTTCATGGTCTTGGGCTCTCTGCCGTATTTCTCTTTTACCTTTAATAGTGACTTTCCATCTGTATGGAGGCATTATCTTACTTTTGTTGATATTTGTATCAATAGCTGGTATTCTGTATAAATTCCAGGATGTATTGCTTTATTTCCCAGAGCAGCCATCTTCCTCTCGCCTTTATGTCCCCATGCCGACTGGTATTCcacatgaaaacattttcatcagaACCAAAGATGGAGTGCGTCTAAATCTTATTTTGATAAGATACACTGGAGACAATTCACCCTATTCCCcaactataatttattttcatggaAATGCAGGCAACATAGGTCACAGGTTACCGAATGCATTGCTTATGTTGGTTAACCTCAAAGTTAATCTTTTGCTTGTTGATTATCGAGGATATGGAAAAAGTGAAGGAGAAGCAAGTGAAGAGGGACTCTACTTAGATTCTGAGGCTGTGCTTGACTATGTGATGACCAGACCTGACcttgacaaaacaaaaatttttctttttggccgttCCTTGGGAGGAGCAGTAGCTATTCATCTGGCTTCTGAAAATTCACATAGGATTTCAGCCATCATGGTGGAGAACACATTTTTAAGCATACCGCATATGGCCAgcactttattttcattctttccaatGCGTTACCTTCCTTTATGGtgctacaaaaataaatttttgtccTACAGAAAAATCTCTCAGTGCAGAATGCCTTCTCTTTTCATCTCTGGACTCTCTGACCAATTAATCCCACCAGTAATGATGAAGCAACTTTATGAACTCTCCCCATCTCGGACTAAGAGATTAGCCATTTTTCCTGATGGAACACATAACGACACATGGCAGTGCCAGGGTTACTTCACTGCCCTTGAACAGTTCATCAGAGAAGTAATAAAGAGTCATTCTCCTGAAGAAATGGCGAAAACTTCATCTAATGTAACAATTatataa